From the Drosophila willistoni isolate 14030-0811.24 chromosome 2L unlocalized genomic scaffold, UCI_dwil_1.1 Seg168, whole genome shotgun sequence genome, the window GAGGCCATATTGAAGTTGTTGCAAGAAGTCGATACCTTTATACCCACACCAGTGCGAGAATTGGACAAACCATTCCTGCTGCCAGTGGAGAATGTGTATTCCATTCCTGGTCGTGGTACTGTTGTAACTGGACGCCTGGAACGTGGTGTGGTCAAGAAGGGCATGGAATGCGAATTTGTCGGCTATAACAAGGTCCTCAAGTCTACTGTGACAGGCGTTGAGATGTTCCATCAAATCCTCGAAGAAGCTCAGGCTGGAGATCAACTTGGTGCCCTTGTGCGTGGTGTGAAGCGTGATGATATCAAGCGTGGCATGGTCATGTGCAAACCAGGCACAGTCAAGGCTTTAGATCAGTTGGAAGCCCAGGTCTACATTCTTTCCAAGGATGAGGGCGGTCGCACCAAGCCATTCATGTCATTTATTCAACTGCAAATGTTCTCTCGCACTTGGGATTGTGCTGTGCAAGTGCAAATTCCCGACAAGGACATGGTGATGCCTGGCGAAGATACCAAATTAATTTTGCGTCTCATTCGTCCCATGGTCTTGGAGCAGGGCCAACGTTTCACTCTTCGTGACGGCAACTTGACCCTAGGCACTGGTGTGGTTACCAAAGTGATGCAAGGTCTGACGGAATCGCAACGTTTGGAGCTCACTGAAGGCAAAAAGGCGCGTGAGAAGAAGGAGGCTTCTAAAAAGTAAACCACAgctgaaataaattaaaacacacataaatttaattgtaatttttgttttttatataagtTTTCGATTGaacaattcaattttaaatacccacatatatcgattgttttCTTACAAAAGGGCGGGTTATTTATAACAATGATTTTTTCACTGCGACTGTGACTTTTAAATTATGTTATGTATTTTTTAATCAAAAGTGTTTCCAAGTCATAGCCAAGCACAAAAGCAATACTCTTCATACTTTTGTATgcaaacataaatttttaagatgttgatttatgtttttttaccatgaatattaaaatatttcttacCTGCCCATTATCGATAGTGCTAGCTATCGATATCGGCCGCAGCTGATGCGCATGataagggttttttttttgaaaattgacttaaaaaatgtataggCAACGTTCAACCAGGAGTAATAAGCATAATAAACTGATTTAAAATTATACAGTACGaataaactaacaaatttCATTCTCCTTATATTGACAGACTCTTCGGATGATAACAAACCGTTGCCAGAATTGAGTTTTGAAGACTTTATGGATCCCGAACCAGAAACCTCAGGTCAACACATGGAAATCGAGAGTTATACTGGTGATACATCCCAGGAAGATGATTCAGAAGGCGATGGCGAAGGTCAGCATGATGCTAATGACTCCCTCAATACAccacaatttaaaaaaaccgTGGTCCAAATATTGGAAGACAAGCGTATAACGGCCGGAACAGGAGCTGGCGGTGTGTTCAAAACGCATGCCATCAAAGTTGTCACAGCAGGAGCTAATTCTGCGGCTAAAAGCCAATCTTCAGATATCAGAATTTTAAACAGTTCATTAAAACCCGTGGGGCAAAGTGCTGCCAGTACTCCCTTGAAAATTGGAAGTACCAGTATTGCCAGTACCAGTTCTCCAAGACAACTGGGTGGAGTGACTATGACACAGTTCAAGACGGCTGATGGACGTGTGCTCTATTTGAAAAAAGCTCCAGCCGCTGGAACTGGAGGAGTTGTTGCCGGTAAAGCTTCAGTTAGTCCTGTTTCCGCCAAAGTGGGAACAGCCGGAAACACACCAGGAACAAGCACGGGAACAGCTATTCGTCGTGTGGTCAATACAACAGGAATACAAAAGGCTGTACTTGCCAAGGGTATGACTGTAGCCGGCACTGGATTGGTTAAAGCAGCTGTTCCTAGTGGCTCTTCCGCCACAGCCATCACCATTAAGGGTATAACACCCCTGGCAGCAGAAACAAATGTAACAGGAGCGCCATCACCCCCGGCTTCATCAGGCACCAAAATTCAGGTGGTTCGCACGGCAGATGGAAAACTTATCAAATTGGGCCAAAATAACAACTCACCCGTAGTACTCAATACCAAGGCTCCAATATCAGGCGCTTCCGCAACTTCCACACCATCCAGTAATATGATTATTAACAAATCAGCCAGTGGACAGGTGGTCATAAAGCCGAGTCCAACCTCTTCGTCAGCAGCTGCTAGCAATGTACCCGGAAAAATGGTTGTACAATCCGGAGGCGGCACACAAATTATGGTATCCACCAAGAATATCATTAAACTATCACCTAAACCGGGAGCTACAAGTACTGTGACTCAAACACAAGTACAGAATactccatcatcatcatccaccACAACACCGACGAGTGGAATGCGTACAATACAATTAAGTGGCAAATCGGGAGTTCAATTTGTTCGCGTCATGACCAACAATAAAAGCCTGACTACAGCCAAATCGGCGGCAGCATCCACTCCATCTCAGAAGCAGGTCCCTCAGTCATCGTCTGCTTCGCCAGCCGTTACTTCTTCTACGCCTGTGGGCAATACCAATAAGATTGTGATGCGTACTATGGGTGGAAGCATTGTGCCGCTGCCCTCTATGAAAACTCTAGTACCCAAGCGTGCGCTGGGCGCCAATTCCATAACTGCGGCCACACCCAATAATCAAGAGTCTCTGCGAAAACATCGACTCAACGATCTCAATGTGCAGCTTAAAAATCTGGGAAATGTCGAAGCTAGTGATAGCAGCGATGCTGGACCAGATACCAAGAAGCCACGTTTCTCACAGCCATCGCCCATACAGCGCGTTTTGGTCAAGGAGGGCGGACCAAACACATCTTCCTCCTCCGCCGCTACACAACCcaagaaaatttacaatctAGTAAAATCCGCTGGACCCAACGGGTCGGTAAAATATGTGATTTGCAATTCGAATGTGGCACGTTCCAGCATGAGTCCCATGAGGCGGGGCTACACTGGCTATGTACGGACCGATGGCAAATTATGCCGCA encodes:
- the LOC6640687 gene encoding protein lin-54 homolog isoform X2, yielding MDSHLDSSDDNKPLPELSFEDFMDPEPETSGQHMEIESYTGDTSQEDDSEGDGEGQHDANDSLNTPQFKKTVVQILEDKRITAGTGAGGVFKTHAIKVVTAGANSAAKSQSSDIRILNSSLKPVGQSAASTPLKIGSTSIASTSSPRQLGGVTMTQFKTADGRVLYLKKAPAAGTGGVVAGKASVSPVSAKVGTAGNTPGTSTGTAIRRVVNTTGIQKAVLAKGMTVAGTGLVKAAVPSGSSATAITIKGITPLAAETNVTGAPSPPASSGTKIQVVRTADGKLIKLGQNNNSPVVLNTKAPISGASATSTPSSNMIINKSASGQVVIKPSPTSSSAAASNVPGKMVVQSGGGTQIMVSTKNIIKLSPKPGATSTVTQTQVQNTPSSSSTTTPTSGMRTIQLSGKSGVQFVRVMTNNKSLTTAKSAAASTPSQKQVPQSSSASPAVTSSTPVGNTNKIVMRTMGGSIVPLPSMKTLVPKRALGANSITAATPNNQESLRKHRLNDLNVQLKNLGNVEASDSSDAGPDTKKPRFSQPSPIQRVLVKEGGPNTSSSSAATQPKKIYNLVKSAGPNGSVKYVICNSNVARSSMSPMRRGYTGYVRTDGKLCRTLVNSGSGTTGVTNLKQLGNNLPNAKALQAQAQIRQRARQQHLQQLQKAKPQLKGSQLNQSANVKPVPAPANKPNFEILKPPSSAASTPAVDAQLNLASRRKHCNCSKSQCLKLYCDCFANGEFCKDCTCKDCFNNLDNEVEREKAIRSCLDRNPSAFKPKITAPASGDMRLHNKGCNCKRSGCLKNYCECYEAKIPCSSMCKCVGCRNMEDRPDVDMDSLDSLLGVRKPNKPKDETATKKHDIRSNLYLTDDVIEATIMCMISRILMHEKQNMPIEATEREVMEELGESLNQIITFAKEKNENNTTTTSRLDDTTKTTKTDA
- the LOC6640687 gene encoding protein lin-54 homolog isoform X1, which encodes MYRQRSTRNSSDDNKPLPELSFEDFMDPEPETSGQHMEIESYTGDTSQEDDSEGDGEGQHDANDSLNTPQFKKTVVQILEDKRITAGTGAGGVFKTHAIKVVTAGANSAAKSQSSDIRILNSSLKPVGQSAASTPLKIGSTSIASTSSPRQLGGVTMTQFKTADGRVLYLKKAPAAGTGGVVAGKASVSPVSAKVGTAGNTPGTSTGTAIRRVVNTTGIQKAVLAKGMTVAGTGLVKAAVPSGSSATAITIKGITPLAAETNVTGAPSPPASSGTKIQVVRTADGKLIKLGQNNNSPVVLNTKAPISGASATSTPSSNMIINKSASGQVVIKPSPTSSSAAASNVPGKMVVQSGGGTQIMVSTKNIIKLSPKPGATSTVTQTQVQNTPSSSSTTTPTSGMRTIQLSGKSGVQFVRVMTNNKSLTTAKSAAASTPSQKQVPQSSSASPAVTSSTPVGNTNKIVMRTMGGSIVPLPSMKTLVPKRALGANSITAATPNNQESLRKHRLNDLNVQLKNLGNVEASDSSDAGPDTKKPRFSQPSPIQRVLVKEGGPNTSSSSAATQPKKIYNLVKSAGPNGSVKYVICNSNVARSSMSPMRRGYTGYVRTDGKLCRTLVNSGSGTTGVTNLKQLGNNLPNAKALQAQAQIRQRARQQHLQQLQKAKPQLKGSQLNQSANVKPVPAPANKPNFEILKPPSSAASTPAVDAQLNLASRRKHCNCSKSQCLKLYCDCFANGEFCKDCTCKDCFNNLDNEVEREKAIRSCLDRNPSAFKPKITAPASGDMRLHNKGCNCKRSGCLKNYCECYEAKIPCSSMCKCVGCRNMEDRPDVDMDSLDSLLGVRKPNKPKDETATKKHDIRSNLYLTDDVIEATIMCMISRILMHEKQNMPIEATEREVMEELGESLNQIITFAKEKNENNTTTTSRLDDTTKTTKTDA